From Deinococcus aquaticus, one genomic window encodes:
- a CDS encoding sulfite oxidase heme-binding subunit YedZ encodes MLPVAVLVYDALSGALGANPIQRATLQTGLLTLALLVLSLACTPLRLLTGWTWPARIRKTLGLLGFGYAALHFLIYLFDHGFDLTLMTEDVLKRPFVTAGFTALLLLVPLALTSTPRAVKRLGFQRWTRLHQLAYVAVSLGALHYYWGVKKDHTPPLIYAAVIAALFLIRFLKRRPARSARAGSRAAKS; translated from the coding sequence CTGCTCCCGGTCGCCGTGCTCGTCTACGACGCCCTGAGTGGCGCGCTGGGAGCCAACCCCATCCAGCGCGCCACCCTGCAGACCGGCCTGCTGACACTGGCGCTGCTGGTGCTGTCACTGGCCTGCACGCCCCTGCGCCTCCTGACCGGCTGGACGTGGCCCGCCCGCATCCGCAAGACGCTGGGCCTGCTGGGGTTCGGGTACGCGGCCCTGCACTTCCTGATCTACCTGTTCGACCACGGCTTCGACCTGACCCTGATGACCGAAGACGTCCTGAAACGCCCCTTCGTCACGGCCGGGTTCACGGCCCTGCTGCTGCTGGTGCCGCTGGCCCTGACCAGCACGCCGCGCGCCGTGAAACGCCTGGGCTTCCAACGGTGGACGCGCCTGCACCAGCTGGCGTACGTGGCCGTCAGCCTGGGCGCGCTGCACTACTACTGGGGCGTGAAGAAGGACCACACGCCGCCCCTGATCTACGCCGCCGTGATCGCCGCGCTGTTCCTGATCCGCTTCCTGAAACGCCGCCCCGCCCGCAGCGCCCGGGCCGGAAGCCGCGCCGCGAAGTCCTGA
- a CDS encoding peroxidase-related enzyme (This protein belongs to a clade of uncharacterized proteins related to peroxidases such as the alkylhydroperoxidase AhpD.), whose translation MNRISWLAVPDEHSAHEGVQKLWAKAEANLGFTPNVFRAQALNGEHFLAWWNDFNTLVNRDGHLTHTERELIAVIVSTINRCVYCAVSHGAALREYSGDPAWADTVAVNWRHATLTPRQAALCAYAEKLTRTPTDMTERDLTPLRDAGLNDHEILEATQVTGMFNMTNRISSALGFTPNPEYHQRGR comes from the coding sequence ATGAACCGAATCTCCTGGCTGGCCGTGCCGGACGAGCACTCCGCGCACGAGGGCGTACAGAAACTCTGGGCGAAAGCCGAAGCGAACCTGGGCTTCACACCAAACGTATTCCGCGCGCAGGCCCTGAACGGCGAGCACTTCCTGGCGTGGTGGAACGACTTCAACACCCTCGTCAACCGCGACGGGCACCTGACCCACACGGAGCGCGAACTGATCGCCGTGATCGTCAGCACCATCAACCGCTGCGTGTACTGCGCCGTCTCACACGGCGCGGCCCTGCGCGAGTACAGCGGCGACCCCGCCTGGGCCGACACGGTCGCCGTCAACTGGCGGCACGCCACCCTCACCCCACGGCAGGCCGCCCTGTGCGCCTACGCCGAGAAACTCACCCGCACACCCACCGACATGACCGAACGCGACCTCACCCCCCTGCGGGACGCAGGCCTGAACGACCACGAAATCCTCGAAGCCACCCAGGTCACCGGCATGTTCAACATGACCAACCGCATCAGCAGCGCCCTGGGCTTCACACCCAACCCCGAATACCACCAGCGGGGGCGCTGA
- a CDS encoding 3-hydroxyacyl-CoA dehydrogenase family protein, translated as MKFGVIGAGQMGGGIAQVAAQSGFTVVVQDMKQEFLDRGRAVIEKSVAKLHEKGRLTDTPDVILGRMQFTTDLNAFADCDLVVEAIVENEGVKADLFRQLGQIVKPEGILASNTSSIPITALASASGRPERFIGMHFMNPVPLMQLVEVIRGYSTSDETAQFVTQTAERMGKTPLACNDFPGFVSNRILMPMLNEAIQCVMEGVAEPGAIDGIMKLGMNHPMGPLTLADFIGLDTCLAIMEVLHEGLGDDKYRPSPLLRKMVQAGLLGRKSGQGFYTY; from the coding sequence ATGAAATTCGGAGTGATCGGAGCTGGACAGATGGGCGGCGGCATCGCGCAGGTCGCTGCGCAGAGTGGCTTCACCGTGGTTGTGCAGGACATGAAGCAGGAGTTCCTGGACCGTGGCCGCGCCGTGATCGAGAAGTCTGTCGCGAAACTGCACGAGAAAGGTCGTCTGACGGACACGCCGGACGTGATCCTGGGCCGCATGCAGTTCACGACCGACCTGAACGCGTTCGCGGACTGCGATCTAGTCGTGGAGGCCATCGTGGAGAACGAGGGCGTGAAGGCCGACCTGTTCCGCCAGCTGGGGCAGATCGTGAAGCCGGAAGGCATCCTGGCGAGCAACACCAGTTCCATTCCGATCACGGCGCTGGCGAGCGCGTCGGGTCGCCCGGAGCGGTTCATCGGGATGCACTTCATGAACCCGGTGCCGCTCATGCAACTGGTGGAGGTCATTCGCGGATACAGCACCAGCGACGAGACCGCGCAGTTCGTCACGCAGACCGCCGAGCGGATGGGGAAGACCCCGCTCGCCTGCAACGACTTCCCCGGCTTCGTCAGCAACCGCATCCTGATGCCCATGCTGAACGAGGCCATCCAGTGCGTCATGGAAGGCGTCGCGGAACCGGGGGCCATTGACGGGATCATGAAACTCGGCATGAACCACCCCATGGGCCCGCTGACGCTGGCGGACTTCATCGGGCTGGACACCTGCCTCGCCATCATGGAAGTGCTGCACGAAGGGCTGGGCGATGACAAGTACCGCCCCAGCCCCCTGCTGCGCAAGATGGTGCAGGCCGGCCTGCTGGGCCGCAAGAGCGGACAGGGCTTCTACACGTACTGA
- the ffh gene encoding signal recognition particle protein, whose protein sequence is MFESLGNKLQDILDRVGKERQLTEAQVKAAMREIRMALLEADVNFGVAKDFVARVSEKAVGQSVEGSLNAGQTVVKLVHDELIETLGGKAAQPELKNEGNVWFMVGLQGAGKTTSTGKLAAHYKSKGRRVLLVAADTQRPAARDQLEVLAKQVGVPVLKVADGESPAETKRRVDEHLKTDFRDLVIVDTAGRLQIDETLMDQLADLQAAMQPTESLLVVDAMTGQEALNVAQTFDQRVKVTGLIITKMDGDARGGAALSARTVTGKPIYFAGVSEKIAGLEPFYPDRVAGRILGMGDVLGLIERAQQADLKSMEVKKPGDFDLEDLLTQLRQIRKMGPLGDLLKLIPGMSRALPEGFNVDEKQIQRIDAMISSMTLKERRNPKLIDGRRRKRIAAGSGHTVQDINKLLKMHEQMKDMMKMLQRMSGPGAKGMKPPRMPNVPPSMKR, encoded by the coding sequence ATGTTTGAGTCCCTTGGGAATAAGTTGCAGGACATCCTCGACCGGGTGGGCAAGGAGCGCCAGCTGACCGAGGCGCAGGTCAAGGCGGCCATGCGCGAGATCCGTATGGCGCTGCTGGAAGCCGACGTGAACTTCGGCGTGGCGAAGGACTTCGTGGCCCGCGTGTCCGAGAAGGCCGTGGGGCAGTCCGTGGAAGGCAGCCTGAACGCCGGGCAGACCGTCGTGAAACTCGTGCACGACGAACTGATCGAGACGCTGGGCGGCAAGGCCGCGCAACCCGAACTGAAAAACGAGGGGAACGTGTGGTTCATGGTCGGCCTTCAGGGGGCCGGGAAGACCACCAGCACCGGCAAACTCGCCGCTCACTACAAGAGCAAGGGCCGCCGCGTCCTGCTGGTGGCCGCCGACACGCAGCGCCCCGCCGCGCGCGACCAGCTCGAAGTCCTGGCAAAACAGGTGGGCGTACCCGTCCTGAAAGTTGCGGACGGCGAGAGCCCTGCCGAGACGAAACGCCGCGTGGACGAGCACCTGAAAACCGACTTCCGTGACCTCGTGATCGTGGACACCGCCGGCCGCCTCCAGATCGACGAGACCCTCATGGACCAGCTGGCCGACCTGCAGGCCGCCATGCAACCCACAGAGAGCCTGCTCGTCGTGGACGCCATGACCGGCCAGGAAGCCCTGAATGTCGCGCAGACCTTCGACCAGCGCGTGAAGGTCACCGGCCTGATCATCACGAAGATGGACGGCGACGCGCGCGGCGGCGCGGCCCTGAGTGCCCGCACCGTGACCGGCAAACCCATCTACTTCGCGGGCGTCAGCGAGAAGATCGCGGGCCTGGAACCCTTCTACCCCGACCGGGTCGCCGGACGCATCCTCGGCATGGGCGACGTGCTCGGCCTGATCGAACGCGCCCAGCAGGCCGACCTGAAATCCATGGAAGTCAAGAAACCCGGCGACTTCGACCTCGAAGACCTGCTGACCCAGCTGCGCCAGATCCGCAAGATGGGCCCGCTGGGCGACCTGCTCAAACTCATCCCCGGCATGAGCCGCGCCCTGCCCGAAGGTTTCAACGTGGACGAAAAGCAGATTCAGCGCATCGACGCCATGATCAGCTCCATGACCCTCAAGGAACGCCGCAACCCCAAACTGATCGACGGACGCCGCCGCAAACGCATCGCCGCCGGCAGCGGCCACACCGTGCAGGACATCAACAAACTCCTGAAAATGCACGAGCAGATGAAAGACATGATGAAAATGCTCCAGCGCATGAGTGGCCCCGGCGCCAAGGGCATGAAACCACCCCGCATGCCCAACGTACCCCCCAGCATGAAACGCTGA
- a CDS encoding YciI family protein, which produces MATPTLWIIESTYVKTGDEIARVTPAHREWLDQHYKSGVFLTSGRKVDNTGGVIVAQADTLQELVDLFDQDPFVQAGCSRYKYTAFNPVKRGKAVQIEGVPLVE; this is translated from the coding sequence ATGGCAACCCCGACCCTGTGGATTATCGAAAGCACCTACGTCAAAACCGGAGACGAAATCGCCAGGGTCACGCCCGCCCACCGCGAATGGCTTGACCAGCACTACAAGAGCGGCGTGTTCCTCACCAGCGGCCGCAAAGTCGACAACACCGGCGGCGTGATCGTCGCGCAGGCCGACACGTTGCAGGAACTCGTTGACCTGTTCGACCAAGACCCCTTCGTGCAGGCGGGCTGCTCGCGCTACAAGTACACCGCCTTCAACCCCGTCAAACGCGGCAAAGCCGTGCAGATCGAGGGTGTCCCGCTGGTCGAGTGA
- a CDS encoding redoxin family protein, with protein sequence MNRLPALTTLTRLATLTAASLLTLATPARAVTAGQTPPELTGGPWLNAPAPLTLAGLKGRVVLVNFWVYSCVNCHNSLPTLKGWYGQYRAQGLEIIGVHTPEFESDKPTASVQAALKEDGVTWPVVQDNARTNWRAWGVRAWPTFLLIDRQGQVRYSHRGEISARFPQAIPVLDAQIRALLAGK encoded by the coding sequence ATGAACCGACTGCCTGCCCTGACCACCCTGACGAGGCTGGCGACCCTGACGGCCGCCAGCCTGCTGACCCTCGCCACACCCGCGCGGGCTGTAACCGCCGGGCAGACCCCGCCCGAGCTGACCGGCGGCCCCTGGCTGAACGCCCCCGCGCCCCTGACACTGGCGGGCCTGAAAGGCAGGGTGGTGCTCGTGAACTTCTGGGTGTACTCGTGCGTCAACTGTCATAACAGCCTGCCCACCCTGAAAGGCTGGTACGGGCAGTACCGCGCGCAGGGCCTGGAGATCATCGGCGTGCACACCCCGGAATTCGAGTCGGACAAACCCACCGCCAGCGTGCAGGCCGCCCTGAAAGAGGACGGCGTGACCTGGCCGGTCGTGCAGGACAACGCCCGCACCAACTGGCGCGCCTGGGGCGTCCGGGCGTGGCCGACGTTCCTGCTGATCGACCGGCAGGGCCAGGTGCGGTATTCGCACCGGGGCGAGATCAGCGCCCGCTTCCCGCAGGCCATTCCGGTTCTGGACGCGCAGATCCGGGCGCTGCTGGCCGGGAAGTGA
- a CDS encoding BMP family ABC transporter substrate-binding protein, whose protein sequence is MKKTILAALPVTLALLGTAVSPAAQAQQTDKLKACFIYVGPVGDIGWSYAHDQARKLSEKALPWLETKYVESVPEGQATPVIDRLVKDNCKVIFTTSFGFMDQTLEAAKKYPNVIFAHASGFKRAPNMATYMADFYQLYYLNGMMAAAVSKTDKLGYVAAFPVPELKRHISAFAMGARAVNPKATVSVKWINAWFDPNKAREAAESLISEGAGALAFTEDTATVVQTAGARKIPVFAHYTPMYKFAPDYVVSGQLVHWEKIYIDFLTKVHTGTYTTKNLQKVDYWNLLRGGSVELGAQDGMAINPKWVPALKAKSVTVAGKKVSVYDRVMTLKADMEKGGKFDPFTGPLKDRNGILRVPAGKVASIGDLNNMAWVAPGVTGQVADEPKK, encoded by the coding sequence ATGAAGAAAACGATTCTTGCTGCTCTGCCCGTCACCCTGGCCCTGCTCGGCACGGCCGTCAGTCCCGCCGCGCAGGCCCAGCAGACCGACAAACTGAAAGCCTGCTTCATCTACGTCGGCCCGGTCGGCGACATCGGCTGGAGCTACGCGCACGATCAGGCCCGCAAACTCAGCGAGAAGGCCCTGCCGTGGCTGGAAACCAAGTACGTGGAAAGCGTGCCAGAAGGGCAGGCCACGCCCGTCATCGACCGCCTCGTGAAAGACAACTGCAAGGTGATCTTCACCACGTCCTTCGGCTTCATGGACCAGACCCTGGAAGCCGCCAAGAAGTACCCGAACGTGATCTTCGCGCACGCCAGCGGCTTCAAACGCGCGCCGAACATGGCGACGTACATGGCAGATTTCTACCAGCTGTACTACCTCAACGGCATGATGGCCGCCGCCGTCAGCAAAACCGACAAGCTCGGCTACGTCGCGGCGTTCCCCGTCCCGGAACTCAAGCGGCACATCAGCGCCTTCGCCATGGGCGCGCGCGCCGTGAACCCCAAGGCGACCGTCAGCGTCAAGTGGATCAACGCGTGGTTCGACCCGAACAAGGCCCGCGAAGCCGCCGAAAGCCTGATCAGCGAGGGTGCCGGCGCGCTGGCCTTCACCGAGGACACCGCCACCGTCGTGCAGACCGCCGGGGCGCGCAAGATCCCGGTGTTCGCGCACTACACCCCCATGTACAAGTTCGCGCCCGACTACGTCGTCAGCGGCCAGCTGGTCCACTGGGAGAAGATCTACATCGACTTCCTGACCAAGGTCCACACCGGCACGTACACCACCAAGAACCTCCAGAAAGTCGACTACTGGAACCTGCTGCGCGGCGGCAGCGTGGAACTCGGCGCGCAGGACGGCATGGCCATCAACCCCAAATGGGTGCCCGCCCTGAAAGCCAAGAGCGTCACCGTGGCCGGCAAGAAAGTCAGCGTGTACGACCGCGTCATGACCCTGAAAGCCGACATGGAAAAAGGCGGCAAGTTCGACCCCTTCACCGGCCCCCTCAAGGACCGCAACGGCATCCTGCGCGTCCCCGCCGGGAAAGTCGCCAGCATCGGCGACCTGAACAACATGGCCTGGGTCGCCCCGGGCGTCACCGGACAGGTCGCCGACGAACCCAAGAAGTAA
- a CDS encoding MBL fold metallo-hydrolase produces the protein MISVPMYANVFLLTTSQGRLVVDTGTVVHAPRFLRLLRSFRPDSLLVTHAHPDHAGSAFLAARVGLSVLAHPLEHPALLGQVHDLPYPAGRPGVGRLVSRAHPKVPASALRAALPGQDVLGWEVVHLPGHTAGQIGLRRGGVLIAADAVVGSADGAHLPRAAYNHDHAQALATLKTVAGMDLREIWPGHGGVLTAEQVQTRAGRVDR, from the coding sequence TTGATCAGCGTTCCTATGTACGCCAACGTGTTCCTGCTGACCACCTCGCAGGGGCGGTTGGTGGTCGATACCGGCACGGTGGTGCACGCGCCGCGTTTCCTGCGGCTGCTGCGGTCGTTCCGGCCGGACTCGTTGCTGGTCACGCACGCGCACCCGGATCATGCGGGCAGCGCGTTCCTGGCGGCGCGGGTGGGCCTGAGCGTGCTGGCGCACCCCCTGGAGCACCCGGCTCTGCTGGGGCAGGTGCATGACCTGCCGTACCCGGCGGGCCGTCCGGGCGTGGGGCGGCTGGTGTCGCGCGCGCACCCGAAAGTCCCGGCGTCGGCCTTGCGGGCTGCGCTGCCGGGTCAGGACGTGCTGGGCTGGGAGGTCGTTCACCTGCCGGGCCACACGGCCGGGCAGATCGGCCTGCGGCGCGGGGGCGTGTTGATCGCCGCGGATGCTGTGGTGGGCAGCGCGGACGGCGCGCACCTGCCCCGAGCGGCGTACAATCACGACCACGCGCAGGCGCTGGCCACCCTGAAGACCGTGGCGGGCATGGACCTCCGCGAGATCTGGCCGGGTCACGGGGGCGTCCTGACCGCCGAGCAGGTCCAGACCCGCGCGGGAAGAGTTGACCGTTGA
- a CDS encoding thiolase family protein has translation MQKVVIVAASRTPTGKFLGSLESVSAVELGATTLRETLRRSGLGAELIEEVIMGQVVQAGCGQNPARQAALKAGLTSEVGALTINKVCGSGLKAVILAAQSIRAGDQHAVLAGGMESMSNAPHLLPGARKGYRLGHAQVLDANTQDGLWCSINDEGMGLTGERVAEKYAITREEQDAYATQSHRRAIAAQQAGRFTDEIVPVTVRDRKGDTVVDTDEGPRADTSEETLGRLKPAFKKDGSVTAGNAPGLNDGAASLMVVSADFAQAHGLTPLAEIIDYATGGLAPEWVMMTPVPATQKLLTKLGWQASDVDLWELNEAFSVQSLAVSRELGLDPTRVNVNGGAVALGHPIGASGARILVTLLHALKQQGKETGVATLCMGGGNGLALAVKRVG, from the coding sequence ATGCAAAAAGTAGTGATAGTAGCGGCCAGCCGCACGCCCACCGGGAAGTTCCTGGGAAGCCTGGAAAGCGTCAGCGCCGTGGAACTAGGCGCCACCACCCTGCGTGAAACCCTGCGCCGCAGCGGCCTGGGCGCAGAACTCATTGAGGAAGTCATCATGGGGCAGGTCGTGCAGGCCGGCTGCGGACAGAACCCCGCCCGGCAGGCCGCCCTGAAAGCCGGACTGACCAGTGAGGTCGGCGCGCTCACCATCAACAAGGTGTGCGGCAGCGGCCTGAAAGCCGTCATCCTAGCCGCCCAGAGCATCCGCGCCGGGGACCAGCACGCTGTCCTCGCCGGGGGTATGGAAAGCATGAGTAACGCGCCGCACCTGCTGCCCGGCGCGCGCAAAGGCTACCGCCTGGGCCACGCGCAGGTGCTCGACGCGAACACCCAGGACGGCCTGTGGTGCTCCATCAACGACGAGGGCATGGGCCTGACCGGCGAACGAGTCGCCGAGAAGTACGCCATCACCCGCGAGGAACAGGACGCCTACGCCACGCAGAGCCACCGCCGCGCCATCGCCGCGCAGCAGGCAGGCCGCTTCACCGACGAGATCGTGCCCGTCACCGTCAGGGACCGCAAGGGTGACACCGTCGTCGACACCGACGAGGGCCCCCGCGCCGACACCAGCGAGGAAACCCTGGGCCGCCTCAAACCCGCCTTCAAGAAGGACGGCAGCGTCACCGCCGGGAACGCCCCCGGCCTGAACGACGGCGCCGCCAGTCTGATGGTCGTCAGCGCCGACTTCGCCCAGGCGCACGGCCTGACCCCCCTCGCCGAAATCATCGACTACGCCACCGGCGGCCTCGCGCCCGAATGGGTCATGATGACGCCCGTCCCCGCCACGCAGAAACTCCTGACCAAGCTCGGCTGGCAGGCCAGTGACGTGGACCTCTGGGAACTCAACGAAGCCTTCAGCGTGCAGAGCCTCGCCGTCAGCCGCGAACTCGGCCTGGACCCCACGCGCGTCAACGTGAACGGCGGCGCCGTCGCGCTCGGCCACCCCATCGGCGCGAGCGGCGCACGCATCCTCGTCACGCTCCTGCATGCCCTGAAACAACAGGGCAAGGAAACCGGCGTCGCCACCCTGTGCATGGGCGGCGGCAACGGCCTCGCCCTGGCCGTCAAGCGGGTAGGCTAA
- a CDS encoding tyrosine-type recombinase/integrase, with amino-acid sequence MSRTLTVERMVTDYMRSKRATWADRTAWNNEALYTRHIAPHLGHLIAAGILPGRLREYFELLSVARPGEEGMMRPPLGYSGQRQVHVLLHGAYAHAIADGLLRDNPAQYARPLSPSKGGAVKEAKVKHFEPEDLARFVTVALGDRFALPLAFLAYTGLRIGEALALTWGDVRQDDTGAPYVSVSKTRSEFEGKYYAGGPKTSAGVRRVYLSGDALGIVEDMRARVAVEARSLKYQGAGVEDTAPVFPSVDGRPMRQDSLRAVMRRTCEAAGVEVLSPHALRHSTGTFLISRGEDPVSVAAMLGHAQVSTTLNIYAHALPGKLRGLGYELSDLRGRGQGRAAPAPLEAPTVPGGGPLEGEGGTGEGKTRAGVSPVRRGAVRKGGPRRKV; translated from the coding sequence GTGTCCCGGACTCTGACCGTGGAGCGGATGGTCACGGATTACATGCGCTCGAAGCGGGCCACGTGGGCAGACCGCACGGCCTGGAATAACGAAGCGCTGTACACCCGGCATATAGCGCCCCACCTGGGGCACCTGATCGCGGCGGGCATCCTGCCGGGCCGGTTGCGTGAGTACTTCGAGCTGCTGAGCGTGGCGCGGCCCGGCGAAGAGGGAATGATGCGGCCCCCCCTGGGGTACAGCGGTCAGAGACAGGTTCACGTCCTCTTGCACGGCGCGTATGCCCACGCTATCGCTGACGGCCTGCTGAGGGACAACCCGGCGCAGTACGCGCGGCCCCTGTCCCCCTCGAAGGGCGGCGCCGTGAAAGAGGCGAAGGTGAAGCACTTCGAGCCGGAAGACCTGGCGCGCTTCGTGACCGTGGCCCTGGGGGACCGTTTCGCCCTGCCCCTGGCCTTCCTGGCGTACACCGGCCTACGGATCGGGGAAGCGCTGGCCCTGACGTGGGGGGATGTGCGGCAGGATGACACGGGCGCGCCTTACGTCAGTGTCTCGAAGACCCGCAGTGAGTTTGAGGGGAAGTACTACGCGGGCGGGCCGAAGACTTCGGCCGGCGTGCGGCGCGTGTACCTGTCCGGGGACGCCCTGGGGATCGTGGAAGACATGCGGGCGCGCGTGGCAGTCGAGGCGCGTTCCCTCAAGTACCAGGGCGCGGGTGTGGAAGACACGGCCCCGGTGTTCCCGTCAGTGGACGGGCGGCCCATGCGTCAGGACTCGCTGCGCGCCGTGATGCGCCGGACGTGCGAGGCGGCGGGCGTGGAAGTCCTGTCCCCGCACGCGCTGCGCCACAGTACGGGAACGTTCCTGATCTCGAGGGGGGAAGACCCGGTGAGTGTCGCGGCCATGCTGGGTCACGCGCAGGTGAGTACCACCCTGAACATTTACGCGCACGCCTTGCCCGGCAAGCTGCGCGGTCTGGGGTATGAGCTGTCAGACCTTCGGGGGCGGGGCCAGGGGCGCGCGGCACCTGCACCCCTGGAAGCGCCCACGGTGCCCGGCGGGGGGCCGCTCGAGGGGGAAGGCGGGACCGGCGAAGGGAAGACGCGGGCGGGCGTGTCCCCGGTGCGCCGTGGGGCGGTCAGGAAGGGCGGGCCGCGCCGGAAGGTGTAG
- the msrP gene encoding protein-methionine-sulfoxide reductase catalytic subunit MsrP: protein MTDPRTPEDQTPTPQATETPIAETQTSDSQRRILTPGSDLNPRREFLRSAAMFTGTVAALGGGLEVLTRRPGLSSAEAQAADPFSRADRPLGPYDTKEKVTPYQQATTYNNFYEFGTDKSDPARLAGSLKPRPWTVRIDGEVRKPQTIDIDTLQSWFPLEDRIYRMRCVEGWSMVMPWLGFPLAALIRRLEPTSKAKYVQFTALLDTKQFPGQKQQVLKWPYVEGLRLDEALNPLSFMAVGLHGRTLPGQNGAPLRLVVPWKYGFKNIKSIVRITLTDKQPLTTWMQAAPQEYGFYANVNPAVSHPRWSQATERRIGELGRRKTLPFNGYADEVAALYKGMDLRKNF from the coding sequence ATGACCGACCCACGCACCCCCGAGGACCAGACCCCCACCCCCCAGGCGACCGAAACCCCCATCGCCGAGACTCAGACCTCGGACAGCCAGCGCCGCATCCTGACGCCCGGCAGTGACCTGAACCCCCGCCGTGAATTCCTGCGCAGCGCCGCGATGTTCACCGGCACGGTCGCCGCGCTGGGAGGCGGCCTGGAAGTCCTGACCCGCCGCCCCGGCCTGAGCAGCGCCGAGGCCCAGGCGGCCGATCCCTTCAGCCGCGCCGACCGTCCCCTCGGGCCGTACGACACCAAGGAGAAGGTCACGCCGTACCAGCAGGCCACCACGTACAACAACTTCTACGAGTTCGGCACCGACAAGAGCGACCCGGCCCGCCTCGCCGGGAGCCTCAAGCCGCGCCCCTGGACGGTCCGCATCGACGGCGAGGTCCGCAAACCGCAGACCATCGACATCGACACCCTGCAGTCCTGGTTCCCACTGGAAGACCGCATCTACCGCATGCGCTGCGTGGAAGGCTGGAGCATGGTCATGCCGTGGCTGGGCTTCCCGCTGGCCGCCCTGATCCGCCGTCTGGAACCTACCAGCAAGGCCAAATACGTGCAGTTCACGGCGCTGCTGGACACCAAACAGTTCCCGGGCCAGAAACAGCAGGTGCTGAAATGGCCGTACGTGGAGGGTCTGCGCCTCGACGAGGCCCTGAACCCCCTGTCGTTCATGGCCGTCGGTCTGCACGGCCGCACCCTGCCCGGCCAGAACGGCGCGCCCCTGCGCCTCGTCGTGCCCTGGAAGTACGGGTTCAAGAACATCAAGAGCATCGTGCGGATCACCCTGACCGACAAGCAACCCCTGACCACCTGGATGCAGGCCGCGCCGCAGGAGTATGGCTTCTACGCGAACGTGAACCCGGCCGTGTCGCACCCCCGCTGGAGTCAGGCGACCGAGCGGCGCATCGGTGAACTGGGCCGCCGCAAGACCCTGCCGTTCAACGGGTACGCCGACGAGGTCGCCGCGCTGTACAAGGGCATGGACCTGCGGAAGAACTTCTGA
- a CDS encoding ABC transporter permease has translation MDNVVIEALVRALAVGTPLLLACLGAILNERAGVVNLGVEGLMAVGALAAFAVAASSPDANLWLAVGASMLAGAALALLHAVATITLRANQFVSGLALALIGTGTAGLLGKRFEGLPLFNKVADLSLGGFTISPFTVAALLLAGAMAFWLGATRSGLTLRSVGENPAAADVLGVNVGLIRVLAVMGGGALAGLAGAFLSLSYRSSWADNMTGGLGWIAVALVIFVGWRPLRAIAGALFFGFLYYLQFRLQGNSPIPTEVFSAMPFVLVLVVLALAGMRGQAGNAPAALGRAYVRGER, from the coding sequence ATGGATAACGTTGTGATCGAGGCGCTCGTGCGCGCCCTGGCGGTCGGAACGCCGCTGCTGCTCGCCTGCCTGGGCGCCATCCTGAACGAACGCGCCGGGGTCGTGAACCTGGGCGTCGAGGGCCTGATGGCCGTGGGCGCCCTGGCCGCCTTCGCGGTCGCCGCCAGCAGCCCGGACGCGAACCTGTGGCTGGCGGTGGGCGCGTCCATGCTGGCCGGCGCGGCCCTGGCCCTGCTGCACGCCGTGGCGACCATCACGCTGCGCGCCAACCAGTTCGTGAGTGGGCTGGCGCTCGCCCTGATCGGCACGGGCACCGCCGGTCTGCTGGGCAAGCGCTTCGAGGGCCTGCCCCTGTTCAACAAGGTCGCCGACCTGTCCCTGGGAGGCTTCACGATCAGTCCGTTCACGGTCGCGGCCCTGCTGCTGGCCGGCGCGATGGCCTTCTGGCTGGGCGCCACCCGCTCGGGCCTGACGCTGCGCTCGGTGGGTGAGAATCCGGCGGCGGCGGACGTGCTGGGCGTGAACGTCGGCCTGATCCGTGTGCTGGCCGTCATGGGCGGCGGCGCCCTCGCCGGACTGGCCGGGGCGTTCCTGTCCCTGTCGTACCGGTCCTCGTGGGCGGACAACATGACCGGCGGCCTCGGCTGGATCGCCGTGGCGCTCGTCATCTTCGTCGGCTGGCGGCCCCTGCGCGCCATTGCCGGGGCGCTGTTCTTCGGGTTCCTGTACTACCTGCAGTTCCGCCTTCAGGGCAACAGCCCCATTCCCACCGAGGTCTTCAGCGCCATGCCGTTCGTGCTGGTGCTGGTCGTGCTGGCCCTGGCCGGCATGCGCGGGCAGGCCGGGAACGCCCCCGCCGCGCTGGGCCGCGCGTACGTGCGCGGCGAGCGGTGA